The Pagrus major chromosome 1, Pma_NU_1.0 genome includes the window GATGACGTTTTTTGGTGTGGCAGGTTGTgatttcagatattttaatgTGAGAGGATGTGAATGATCGAATGGCATATTTTTGTCTTCTCAGCGAGTGACTCTGTCCTGAAGAAGTTTTTAGATGAGACTGCAAACATGTCTGCTGACGAACGTGCCAAACTTCTGGAGAAGAACCAAGTAAGACAAACATACACAGTCTTGAAGTGGCCTTATGTGTTTCTGTTAATAGAAGATAGATTCAGATGTTACTGATCAGCAGATAATCAAGAATATTTTATGGTATCTATGAGATTTTATCCCCTATAAGCTAAGGATCAGAGGCAGTTAATGAGGCATCTGCTTCACAACCAATATGtgctatttaaatgtatttttccttttctttttgtagaTGGTTAATGtcttgtgttaaaataaaagctATGTAAGGTGTTGACTAACTCATTCTTCAAATGTAATGACTAATTGACAAAAAATACTGCACATTTAATAAAAACTGAAGTATAtggaaaacaaatgcattttcTAGTATTACTCTTAATATTGTATAACCTACACGTTTTGTTTCACCCACTTGGGGGCGCCACACACTGCTAAATCCTTGTCCTTGTAAGGGCACTTTGACAGCAGCATTTACATTTCCTGAATATTGTTACAGAATGTATTTTAAGAATATGTTACTGATTCTTTAAAACCACAAAcctgtgctttttttcccctaagATACAGTtctggtttttttttgtcttttagaaACATAcctgcatttgtttttcaaattgtAGAGTGATCTGTTTTAGCTGTATGAGACTGACGTGTTCTGAATTTTTCTTCTGCAGGCGATCCGTGACGCTCACAATGAGGTTGCAGTGCAGGGCCAGTGTAGGGTAAGATACTTAACCACAATATCAGTTACTAATGGCTAACATCTTATACGGCTTTCGGGCAGCAGATGTGCATATCATGCAGGCCTACGCTGGACTCATTTATATGAGACAGCTGTCACCCTCTTTGTTACTGTTACAGAGACTCCAATCTGCAGTGCATTTCTGTACATTTAACTGATAAACCCAAGAATTAGTCTGAATTTAATTGACTATTACTGGATAAAAGTCAGAGTTTCAGTTTCACTTCACCGTCAATGTATGTATGTACCTTCTCCCTTGATAGCCCGAGTTTGACAGCTCTCTCTGTTTTCGGGAGGTTGgttaaatgacatttaatgatgCTCATTGCAACAATTTCTGCTGCTGGTAAGAATTCAATAAAGCTGGGCAGTGATAAGACACTTTGTGTTTTAGTTAAACGTAGTGTTAATGACAACAGCTTTTTTAGCTGTGATTATGTGATTTCTGGAACCTTCTTTTAAATTACAATATTAACACTGAATATTAATTCCTCATATTTCAACTTTTACAGCCGGAAGCAGACAAAGTCAATTTCCACTTTATTGCCTTTGTCAATGTAAATGGACAACTGTATGAGTTTGGTAAGCATGTCGACTCATTATGTAGATTCCTGTATGTGTTTTAAAGTTGTGGATTCCCAACTGTCTTATATGTTTTTTAGATGGGAGAATGAACGGACCAGTGAAGCACGGAGCTACCAAAGATGAGTCTTTCATAACGGTGGGTAAAGCTATATTCAGTCCATAAAATCTTGTGCCAGTTCTGCATATGCTGAAATAATATTGTGAGCCCTGTTACTTCATGCACATGTCTGTGATGAGTCATGGTATCAAACTGGAATAGGGTGTGGCAGATCCTGCGTATCTTGATTCAATCAATAAACTTGGCTAATGTGCACTCTCAGATCTCCTGCAGGGTTCATAAAAAATGTGGACTGTAAACAAGACTGGTGAACTTTTTTAATGCAAACTTATTTTTGATctgaacaaaaatgttaattttaagATAGTCGGCATTTAAGCAATGTTTGCCGCCAGTTATAGTTCAAATTACACTCATGTTTGTGCTCAACTCAGAGACTCTTAGATTGTTACGTCAAACTGCCACAAGAGGGCCCCAAATGCATTAGTGATCAAAATGTATCATAAAATATGACTTATTGAATGTCATTTAAAGGAAGAAGCCCTTGAAGCCTTAAGTGCAAGTTGAGATAGATATGTAGATAAATACTGCAATTAAAGACCTGCATTCCCACTTCTACTGGAGAGTATGAGTGGACAGTATTGGCAAAATATAATATCACATAAATGATTCATAATTATGATCAAAACCACTATAATTATATCAATCAAATGTATCAGTAAACTGTCAATAcacattactttttttattgttttgtttttcatttgtaatgTTATGATAAACATTAAGAGGAATATATTTTACTAAGCCTGAACAGAAAATTTGACTTGAGTTAAGAGCCTTAAcaatcagaaaaacacatttcaagcTATATGATGATAACTAAATTTAACGACATCAAGCCTCAtaatacattattattgttttagtGATATTACCCAGTCCTATTAGAGATTTTTAGGTCTTTAGGACAGTCTTTCCTTTGAGGCAGATAACTGCAGATGTTGTGCAGTTCGTGAAAGTGAAAACTACAGTATTTCTAGTACAGTGGATACTTGAGTATAAGAGTATCAGCATTTTACATAAGAGTAAACAtatgtgctttttttcccttttcatccTTGTCCAGGATGCAGCCAAAGTGTGCCGTGGATTCATGGAAAGAGAGCAAGGCGAGGTCCGTTTCTCCTCCGTGGCTCTTTGTCACAGTTAAGATGTTCAGTTGGACACGCCACCAAATTGTAAAACCAAAATCGTCCTGGAGCATTCACACATGGCAAACACAATCAGCAAGCACCCATAACACTATGCACTATAAAGCACATATTGTTTCCACACACTGTACTCTCATCTCATGAACAAAGCATTCTTTAGCACATGTACACACCAACGCACCATCCAAACCTTTTGTTCAGCTGCCACTAACTGAGACAAGCGTGtccaaacatttttatgtgataTATCATTCAGCAGTGAATTGTAAAACACGAGGTCAGATCTCACCActgcttgtgtgcatgtgtgtgttagggattttttgcagcttttttgtgtgtaatcaTTGCTGCCTCTGTCGAACTGAGAATACTGTTGCTTAAATACCTTTTGTGCCAATAAACAGCGGAAAGAAAAGTGAGAAGGAAAAGGCAGAAAACGTACCGAGAAATGTTTCGCCTGTTTCTCTGAATGCCTTCAGTTGCTTTGTGGTTGAGTTTATAAGGATCTGACATTCCTCAGAACAGCCCAAATGTATCCGTAGGAATAATTTAACCATTGTTCAGAACGGGCACGCAACCTTTTGAGTGCTGTTCTTGGGTGTCACTGACATTTATCTGAAAAGCTGAGGTTTTCTTTGAGAAGTGTGAATTTAAAGTGCAAAATGATAGTGGAGGATtagtcattttctttgtttaggtTACCTACGGGCCaagttttcaaaaatgtattaataaagtGGAGTTATGTTTGCACTTGTCTTGATGACTCTTCAGTTAACAATCTGCAAATGTTCAAATACACTATTAGTGTACAAGTTtaacacagaaaatacaaaatctcCAAACATGATAGGGACCATCAAAGTAAAGTGTTGGGTTGTTGTTGTGCAGTGCAGGGTGATAGTACTGTGTGTCTAGACTGTGCACCACTTGTTTACCTTTCTGCACTTTCCAAATACTGTGTTGCTGTAGTTCTGCTGGTGATGCAGCTGTGGGAATTCAATAAAGCAACCATTAAACTTATATGTGTctcctgatgtgtttgttttgtttagtacAAAAATAGGTTGTTCTACTCGTTTTACTCCTTTATATACTTGACTGAAGCCAcaatgattaattgatgagTTAATCAATGAGCAATTATGTTGATCATCGAcaactgttttgtcacattttgaaGGAGAAATGCCAAACATACCCTGCTTCAAGCTTCTTAGATGTgaggattttatatttttacctCTGAAAGGAGGTTACCAGACACCAtaaacttttggtgcggatctggataaaggcACAGTTACCCAATATTTTTCTTACTCCCTCTCACATTGCGAGATAAGgcgtttttttttccttcacattttcattaatttctcagtgaATAAAGCATGGATCTTGATGTCCCCTTTTGATCttgagtacaaaaggggactgttgggccttggcagaggtatgcaatCTTCTGAGGGCCATTCTGGCTATTATGTCTTGTTGTACAACaattaatatctttgggttctggacttagttggacaaaacaagcaaattgAAGGCATCATTGTGGGCttgaatattgtaaataattgttagttgcagctttaaacatttctttttcaaagcTCTGAACAAATCTATATCTTTTTCTTGCCTTCCCCCAGTCACCAGTCTACATTTTAGACTCCCATTCACACTTCTGTCACATGAGGTGATGAAGTGTTTAATGTCCTGAGGCTCTCACAGCTTGGGGCTCATCCTGACCGGTCTTGGCTGCCGTTCAGCTGTAAAGGGCTGAAACAGGAGAAGGACTGAAGAGCTGTCGATAGATTGTCTGCTCGCTTGACTCATCACTGTGGATACCGACACAAGACCTTTCTCTGCAGGCACAGTGTGATATACGGTATATTGTCCTAAATGAAAGATTCTGTTTTGATTAAGAAAAAATACTCAGTGAATCTATTATTTGCCATTTGGAACAGTTATTATCTCAGTCAGTGGCATGCACAGAGATCCTTCCAGAGGCAGGGATGTAGAGTTAAGTCCTTATACAAACAGACATTAAGGCCAATATCTATATGGCTTTTAGCGTGGGCTTTACCTCTCCATTCAGGTGATTTGGTAAAATAACATTCTGAAAGGTTTGACCTGCCATTCGCAAAGGTCACATTTGCATCCAATATTAGCCGGAGCTATCAACCCCACCGTGTACGCAGGTGTTATCAACAGAATTGATCACTTAACAGCATTACTGATAACTGCCAAGCCATTCTTTGGCCAGTGTACGTATAAACAACACCTTACAGGAGTTTATGGGCTATTGATTTTGTAATATGTAACTTGGCTGTAAAGAAAAGCTCTGTTAAAGTCGGGGCTGTAGTTAATATGGGGCACAGTGGGGTCATTTTGGGGGTTTTGGCAACCTAGGGGGAGTTGACATACAGTGAAACACTTGCACTTTGTAGATATTTTAGAGCCACTATTCTCAATGGTAAGCGTACCAATAGTGgtatgtgaaaatgaaataaattacaACATATAATACTATCAAGAGATGACAGAATTTGAGTGAAAGTACTTGaattgaaatgttatttttgtctttcctgtTTCAGCTTGCTACGTATTTATTTGGAATAAACCTGTCTTCTGCATGAACTGTCCGTGGCTAAATGGAGAAGGCCTATGTATTCTAATGACAGTCATGGGAGAGCCAATAAATGGTACACAGTGTAAGAAATTTGAGAAATACTTTTTAAGGGGCTTATTCTAGTATTTGTCTAAGACTTTTTCAACTTCTTTAAGGCCAACAAATGTATAAATGAATACAGAATTTATTATATCTCCACCAAAGTAATATACTGTGTATCCATTAAGAGCACACAGTAGACTGTACATGGCAGCTTTATTATATTTTGCCCTGATTTACTATGTGTCAGCTGATTTATTGATGATTTGATTCAACACAACCATATGCGGGGATATGCACCGCTTAAGCACACTATCAACTGAAATAACAACGGCAATAAAACTTGATTTTTACACAGGGACCCTTTAACAACACAGTGAGCGTagccagaaataaaaaagttaacaatGTGCTTTGGTGGTGCAAATTCCCAAACTAATTtacaattaatcaaattaacatAACAGCGAAGCTTCCCAGGAGGCTTCTGGTGCTCTTGGGGGTCCGAGGGCCCCAGGGTAGTTACCtgcttggcctgtttggtaaTCCATCCAGGTGGAGAAGGTTTTAAACTTCATTCAGAGCCGAATAGTTAGTTTTcaagaaataaatgttgaaaaatcaAATACACTACTCAAAGTTAATTAGGgacattttagtgtttcacttgattgtttattctgtgagatatctgattttttattttgtgttttgtgaatatttttggtacccaaaaataatgcgacacatttcatttgactttatatccctaactaatttgGAGTAGTGTAATTCAGGCTTTTTAGTGTCTGGGCCTGTAAAACCTCAGCATCTGACATCATTCCTGACTGAAAGATAAGTCATTGAAGGCATCGTGTCCCATTTTTGGTCGCTGTGATGAATCTTTGTTACCTCAAACTATCTTTCTTACACTCCAACAGAGCAATGGACTCCTTGAAGctcgactttttttttttacattttctttctcgGTTGCTCTCCATTTTAAACCCAGCATACTTTCTATTGCGCAGGTAAGCATGAAGTCAATCTCCTCATGTGAACTGTGAAATAACGGGACATCTGCAAgcccccatctctctctccctctctctttctgtctctctcgaCCTCCTCCCCCCCGCATAGATTCCTGCCTGCGCGTTCACGTCCCCTAAATTGCGCGGCAGCAGCGTCAGCCTCACGCACTTCGGCGGTGGTGAAGAATCGTTATTTTTAGCGCCTGGTTCGTGTTGCAGCGTCCGTCGCCAGagccccccttttttttctcctccatctccttgtCACAGTTGGGAGCGAGGGCTTGCGGGGAGCACAAGAGGGCTACGCAACGCATTGACTGCGCGTGGAGTTGCGGGCTGGCTAACTGGAGAAAGCGAACAGGAGGATAACAGGACTGACAGAGCGGGGAGGggagcaccaccaccaccaccaccaccaccaacacacagctTATCACATATCACCGTCCGGTAGCCCGGAGATGGCTAGCCCCGCAGCGGATCGAGATGTCCCGAATGCCCCGCCGCGGGACGACTCGGAGCGGCACGAGGCGAGCCATCCCGAACCAGCCTGTCAGGAGGCTCAGAAATGGATAGAGGTAAGTGAAGTGACCGCTCGGGGGTCGGAggggggctgctgctgctgctgctacaagCACACAAAATGGGCCATACTGTCACACACTGGGATATAAATACACAACCCGACAGCACCGGTGCGTCGTCACCTGTTGTCGGGACGATGCGGTGTCGGGTTACCGTGTGGGACAACGACAACCGCAGGATACGCGTTAAAAGTTTTCGCACACATGTGTGGCTCTGACTGTAATTTAACCCGCATATCGTCACTTTTTATGAGCAGCCGGGCGAGAAAAATGGGCGACAAACATGTGAAAAAACGAGTCAAAGTATTGacgtttatttttgttttgtgacgACGGAGATAACGCCCCCTTTCTTAGGCACGAGGGGATTCCGGTTGCCATGGTTATGAAACCGGGCCAGTATTCACGCACGAGATGCTCCGGCGGACCAGCGGCTGATCGCCTCGGATGAGATTATCGTCGGTGGTGCGCCGCATCGTTTCCACCATCATCCGTCGGCTCAAAAACGCCTCTCTCTATAAGCCTGAGTGGTGAATCATGATTCGCCCCGTGGAGCTGCGTTATGACCTATTTTCTCTCCCTTCATCGCGGCGCGTGTCCCCTCGCTTTAGCCCAGCTATATCTGCCATCTGCAATCTCAGGTTgggctggggaaaaaaaaaagtacaacaaaaataactttaatgTAAAAGTTTTGGCTTTAACTTCACAGGAGTGCTACCACAATCTGTGCACACCATCCAGTTTACTACAGGCtgagatggatagatggatagatggatttGTTTTGGCACACAATTTGATTTGTTGTAGATGTTATACAACAACGACAAGGGTGTCATTTTCCACGATTAATCATGTggcctataaaatgtcagaaaagtgtgaaaaatactcatcacaatttcccagagcccaaattGACGTCTTCAGATTGCCTCGTTTGTCCCACCAACAgtcccaaaacccaaagactcttcatttacgaACATAAATGTTGAAGAAAAGCAGCCTTTCATCATCTTTAAGCTGAACAACTGTAAGAACCCGGAACCAGCAATTATTTGATATTTCCTTTGCTTGTAAAAGGACATGAACAATCAATTGATTATAAAAGtggattattttcacattttacgATTAGTCATTTagcctataaaatgtcaaaaaatgtggaaaatgctcatcacagtttcccagggcaaaaaaaaaacaatgatgtcGTCAGAATGCCTTGTTTGTCCAACGAACAGtccaaaactcttcatttactatcatgaatgtcgaagaaaagcagcaaatcctcacatttaagaacctggaaccagcaaatgtttgacatttttgcttgaaaaatcaATCCGTTATCAAAGTATTTGGCAACTACGATCAACTAAATctattaattgactaattgttgcagatAAATTTTCATTTCGGTCCTTGTG containing:
- the uchl1 gene encoding ubiquitin carboxyl-terminal hydrolase isozyme L1 — encoded protein: MEWTPMEINPEMLNMLMKCLGVGESWRFVDVVGLESEQLAAVPKPCRALMLLFPLTQQHESFRQQQTDKVAADSEVYFLKQTAGNSCGTIALLHAVANNKSKPTFASDSVLKKFLDETANMSADERAKLLEKNQAIRDAHNEVAVQGQCRPEADKVNFHFIAFVNVNGQLYEFDGRMNGPVKHGATKDESFITDAAKVCRGFMEREQGEVRFSSVALCHS